A genomic stretch from Echeneis naucrates chromosome 6, fEcheNa1.1, whole genome shotgun sequence includes:
- the spaca6 gene encoding sperm acrosome membrane-associated protein 6 codes for MADEFNGQLNDDTVYEKRLQKAADNFIAAAYKLPRESGCFPPCGFQGADSVYNCISCKYDSCGFPLDCPIKEIKVMANSRIQMWCDVPFHLPNNIEIIWRFAEEVKTEEVDQFEKVTAGVDRLYSIRSTSLQHQGTYQCEIYSDQRSIVRLYYYLAVTPQVVAGHTELQEIFDLSLLPGGQLLPEPSGPPRLPLLPSPLLLTACLTALLLLLFLTLKVLWWLTDPPEQADGDENVGV; via the exons ATGGCAGACGAATTCAATGGGCAGCTGAATGATG ACACGGTGTATGAGAAAAGGTtgcagaaagcagcagacaaTTTCATCGCTGCTGCCTACAAACTGCCTAGAG AATCTGGATGTTTCCCTCCATGCG GATTTCAGGGTGCAGATTCAGTCTACAACTGTATTAGCTGCAAATATGACTCCTGTGGATTCCCTCTCGACTGTCCAA TTAAAGAAATTAAAGTAATGGCGAACAGCAGGATCCAAATGTGGTGTGATGTGCCATTTCACCTACCAAACAACATTGAGATAATCTGGAGGTTCGCAGAAGAG GTGAAGACTGAGGAGGTGGATCAGTTTGAAAAAGTGACTGCAGGGGTAGACAGACTGTATTCTATCCGTTCAACCAGTTTGCAGCATCAGGGCACCTACCAGTGTGAGATATACTCAGACCAACGCTCCATTGTCAGACTATACTACTATCTTGCAG TGACCCCCCAGGTTGTGGCAGgccacacagagctgcaggagatATTCGACCTGTCTCTTCTCCCAGGAGGGCAGTTACTCCCTGAGCCTAGTGGTCCTCcccgcctccccctcctcccctcacccCTCCTTCTCACAGCCTGTTTAActgcgctgctgctgctgctctttctcaccctaaa ggttcTGTGGTGGCTGACAGATCCTCCTGAACAAGCAGATGGCGATGAAAATGTGGGGGTTTAA